From Lewinellaceae bacterium:
CTTTGGCGCCGCCGAACGGCACGTCGACAATGGCGCACTTGTAGGTCATCAGAGTAGCCAGCGCCATGACCTCTTCCCGGTTGACGTGGTTGCTGAAGCGGATACCGCCTTTGGTGGGCGTGCGGTGGTGGCTGTGCTGAACGCGGTAGGCTTCGATTACCCGGTACTCGTTTCCGACCTTGACCGGGAAGTGAACCTGATAGATGGCATTGCACACTTTGATCTGCTCCAACAGGCCAGGGTGAAGGCCGGTATGGCGGGCAGCCTTATCAAAGTAATTTTGAACGCTTTGATAAAAGCTGGTTTGTGACTTTGGTTCGAGATTAATCATCATCCTTAATTTGATTTTCTAATTTGGTTAGTTTTCTATCCAGATAAATTAAAAACAGGACGATGCCAATGAAGATGGTGACGATAACGGCCACCACCACATAAATCTTCCCGGTACTGCGCATAAAATCCGCCTCCTCTCCCTGTCCGAACATGAAGGAGGAAAGCAACAGGAAGAGCGCCGTAAAAAGGCCATGCTTTTTCATTGAATTTCGCTGTTTTCGTCCGAAAAAATGCCGCCTCAATGGGCGTGAGAGGGCGCTTTTTTGGATAGGCTAAAGTCGCTCTAATTTTTTACTTCGCCAAATATTGTTCTGCCTTTTATCTTCGGTTATTTGCTGCCGGGCAAAATGCAGGGGTCCTCCCGAACCTGAGAAAATAGAACACGGATGACGCAGATTGAGCGGATTTACACGGATTGGCTAATGCTAAAGGCAATCCGCGAAAACCCATTGAATCCGTGTCATCCGCGTTCTATCCCAACAGATATCCAGAGCAAGGGATAACTCCTGTTTCCTGGCAGGGCAGGAAGTTTTTTTTATGTAGTGACTGCTTCGGAATGTTTCACCGGAACGATCCATCCGTGCGTGTCTTCGATCTTTTGAGAGCGCAGGCCATTTATCTCCTGCTTGGCCAATTCACCCAGTTTCCGCTGCTCTACCGGCGGCAGTTCCATCACCTTGTCGCCCACCGCTATTTTCGAAACATGGGCTACCACCGCGGCCGTGCCGGTGCCAAAAGCCTCTTCCAGTTTCCCGGCGCTGTGAGCTTCCATCAATTCATCGACCGAGATGTCTCTTTCCTCCACCTCGTATCCCTTTTCCCGGAAGATCTTCAGGATGCTGTCGCGCGTGATGCCCGGCAGGATGCCTCCGTTGAGGGCGGGGGTAATGACGACGCCGTCGACGACAAAAAAGATGTTCATGGTGCCTACCTCCTGGACGTATTTGAATTCGTTGGCGTCGAGCCACATCACCTGGTCGTATCCTTTTTGGTTGGCCTTTCGGGCCGGAAGCAGAGAGGCGGCGTAATTGCCGGCCACTTTGGCCTCTCCGGTCCCGCCCTGCACGGCGCAGCGGACGTACTCCTGCTCGGCGATCAGGCTCACCGGCTTGGGGTAGTAAGGCCCCACCGGCCCGGTGAAAATGATGAAGCGGTAGTTGTCGGATGGCTTTACGCCGATGAACTCGTCGTTGGCGAACATATAGGGCCGGATGTACAAGGCGCTGCCTTCCTGAGGAGGAATCCAGTCGCTGTCGAGGGCCACCAGTTGGTGCAGCGCTTCGAGAAAAAGCGCTTCCGGAACCTCGGGCATGCACATGCGGCGGGCGGAATTGTTCAATCGCCGGGCATGCATTTCCGGGCGGAAAAACAGCGGCTTGCCCTTGTAACTCTTCGAGGCCTTCATGCCTTCAAAAATGGCCTGCCCATAGTGCAGGGCCATGGCCGCCGGGTGTATGCTGAAACGGCCGAAAGGCTCAATGCGCAGGTTGGCCCACTCCCCTTTTTGATACTCGGCCACGAACATGTGGTCGGAGAAAACCCTTCCGAAGGGAATATTGTTAAAATCCACTTCAGAAAGGCGAGAATTTTGGGTTTTTGTGATCTTGATGTTATATTTCATTGGTAAGAATTTTGTGCGAAATTAATTATTTTTATACAAAAATTCTATTTTTACGTTGTTTTTGAGAATGTTTCGAAACAAAATTCCAAGTTTTTGTTTAAAATCCATATTTTGATTTGAAATCGAATTTTCTAGGCTTCCATTTATTTCCTCTTTCGGATTGGCGGCAGCTGGGGCCCCGGCTCTCCGGCAACAACGCCCGCCATATTCTGGCTGTCATCGAACACCAGGAAACCGATGAAGAGCTCACGGATTTTTTAGGGAAGATATTGTCAGCGGCAAAAATCAACCTCGGGCAAGATGCGCTTCTACTTAAAGTAACAAAAGGAGAAAATATTAGTTTTTCCAATCTCTCCCAATCCATGCCGGCGCGGCATGTTTTGCTTTTTGGCGCCGAACCCAGGCAACTGGGGCTGCATTTTGCCCTCCCGCTCAACCAGCCGGTGAAGGTTGGCGGCACTTGCTTTCTCCTGGCCCACCCCCTCGGCGCCTTGTTTGAGGAAAGGGAGGCCGAAAGCCGGCCCGCCGCCGCCGCGCTTTGGAAAAACCTGAAACAGCTGTTTCTCGATTCTGAAACCTTATCATAATGATATGCCATCGATCGTTTTTGCTACCGGAAATGAACATAAAGTGAGAGAGGCCAATGCCGCTCTCAACGGCGCTTTTGAGATCATCGGGCTCCGCGACATAGGCTGCGAAGAGGAGCTCCCGGAAACCAGCCCTACCCTGGAGGGCAACGCCCTGGAAAAAGCCCGTTATGTGCACCGGCACTACCAGGTGGATTGTTTTTCCGAAGACACCGGGCTGGAGGTTGATGCCCTCGGCGGGGCGCCGGGCGTTTACAGCGCGCGGTACGCCGGGCCGGCCAACGACGCCGAGGCCAATATGGCGCTCCTGCTCAGCAACCTCAAAGGAGAAAAAAACCGCAATGCCCGTTTTCGCACCGTCATCGCCCTCATCCTCGATGGGAAGGAATATACCTTCGAAGGGGCCGTGGAGGGAGCGATAATCCATATTAAAAAAGGCAGCGGGGGCTTCGGCTATGACCCTGTCTTCCTGCCAAAGGGTTTTAACCGCACCTTCGCGCAGATGCCGGTTGAAGAAAAAAATGCCATCAGCCACCGGGGGCAGGCGGTGGCCAGGCTCAAAGCTTTTTTGATGGAGAAAGCGGGGGGGTAGAGGGATGGTTAGATGGTTAGATGGTTAGATGGTTGGATTGTTTTTACCCCGAAGAGTGCAGCGAAGACAGGCTGGGGCACATACAATAGTGAAGGGACTGTTCAGAAAACTGCGCCTCCTTCGCAAGTTCTCAATAAATCTCGTTATGCTGCCAGTTCCGCAGGAACGAAAGGCTATTGGGGGTTGTGCAAAAAGGCCTCTTCCAAAAAACAGGCCCAAATTTTGTTTTATTGCCGGCTGCGTTGTCGGGGTGCAATTTTCCATTGCGCTCGGACTTTTGGCGGAGGGCAGAATTTAATTCCGGGCAAAAAAACACGATAACCCTTTTTTCACAACCCCTTTGGTTTTAGTCCTGCCCCAAAGGGGCCACTATGTGGTAAGGACGACAGGTTTTATTTCCATTTATTGAGAAGTTATATACTACTGGAAATTTCGGGGCTATTCGTGTAAATGTCCAGTAGTATGGAGAAGTTACGCAGCAATTCCCGCTTTGGCCAACATGGGAGCTGACAACTTAGAGTTGTCTGCTCCCTTCTCCCAGAAACCTTGCCGTAGGAAGTCAGCAGACAACAGAAAGTTGTCAGCTGACAGCGGAGCAGCCTTTCTGGAAAGCCAAAGCGGGAATGGCTGGAAGTTACGTCACCTGCGTAATAAACGACTGATTTTCAGTATTTTTTTGAACCTCGAACGCAGCACGTTGAACACTCCCACAGTAAAACCACGGCCTCCTCTCCCGCAGGCCCCTTTTGACTTCTTCGGCAATTCTCTGTATCTTATTGGCCTTTAGGGCTACCATTCTAACGTTGGACAGCCAAGTGGGGCTTCGTACATCCTACACAACCCAGGACCGCCGTTGGACCCGTACATCGTACACATCCCGGCAACCTTTGTCCAATGTTAGACAGATAGCCGCCTTTAGCCATAAGAGGAGTTGAGCCACTAAAAAACAGCAGGACATGAACGCAGACAACTTTGCTCAATACCTGGAAGACCCGTCTCTTCTCTACCAGGCTTCCTATCAGGAGCTGAAAAGCCTTGCCCTGCAATATCCCTATTGCCAGAACCTTCACCTGTTGCTGTTCCAGAAAAGCTACATGGAGGGGTCCGGAGAATGGGAGCAGAACCTTGAAAAGGCGGCCGTTTACAGCATCGACCGCAAACACCTTTTCCAGCAGGCCAGGAATCTGGATAGAAAATCGGAGGCGGCCGACACCTTCCTGCTAAGCGAAGAATTCCTGGAACTGAGGAGCCTGGAAAAACTCCAGTTGGAAGATCCGCCTCTGGCCGAACCCGGCAAGGCCGGCCTGCAGCTCGAGTTCGGCCCTATTCCTCAGGAGCCTTCCAGCGAACAAACAACCGAGCCGGCGAAACTACAGCCCGCCGGCTTAGAGGAAGAGGAGGAAGAAGATTTCGATGACCTTTTTGAAATAAGCGCCGGCCTCGCCCCGAAGGAAGAAACCGGCCATTTCCGGGAGGAACCCATCGCAGAAGAGCCGGATAGCGGGTTGGCCGAACCCTCCAGCGACGAACAGCTCGCTCCGCACGCGGAAGCCTCTGAACCCCCTCCCCTTCTGTTTCAAGTAGAAGATGAACTGATCGAAGCCTGTTCCAGCCTGCTTCATGTTGTGGAACTGGCCGAAGGCCTGTTCGGCCTGCCTGCCGGCCGCTCCACTGAAAAGAGCGCCAAAGCGGCAGCCGGCCGCCAGGAAAGCTTCCGCCCCCCGTTTCCCAACCCGGAGCTGGCAGTACTGAAACAAAAAACGCGCAGCCGCCCCGTTTTCACGATCGACTCGCCGGCGGAAGAAACTTTGGATTCCCCCAAACCGCAACCCAAACAATCCTTCACCAGTTGGATCGAAAAGTTCCAGCCTCCCAACGTGCAGGGGCAACTCAGCGAGTTGATGGAATCCAAAAAACGGGAGGACTCCAAAAAGAAACAGAAAAAAAAGAAAAAGGCAAAAAAAGCCAGGGCCCATTCCCCGGGCGTGGGCCGCCTCGCCATCAGGAGCATCACTGAAAACAAGGAAATCCTTTCAGAGACATTGGCCGAATTGCTGGCCTCCCAGGGAGAATATCAACGCGCCATTGAAATGTATCGCGCGCTAATGTTGGTTTTTCCCAAAAAAAGTGATTACTTTGCGGTGAAAATTGAGAATCTAAAAAGCAAGTAAGATATGTTAACTGCTATGACCGTGTTGATTGCCCTGGTGTGCATATTGCTGATGGGCGCAGTGCTGATCCAGAACCCCAAGGGCGGTGGCGTGGATTCTACATTCGGCGGATCGCAGGCCAACCAGATGTTCGGTGCGGCAAAGTCTGCCGACTTTATTGAAAAGGCAACCTGGTATTTGGCTATCGCTTTAGGCATCCTTTGCATCATTACCGCCATGATGGTGGGCGGAGGCACGGAAGCGGTTGACCCCCTGCTGTCTCAATAAGCTGATGCTTGTACGCCAAAAAAGGCCTGAAGAAATTTCTTCAGGCCTTTTTTCTTTTTCAGGTTTGCCATATTGTCAAAAACCCGGATCGAAAACCAGGCCCAGCCGGCTGGCCTTCGGTAATTGGCGGGAATACCTGAAATATTGTCATGAATTTCAATTTGGCATACCGTATGATAGAGGAAGTTTGACTTCCTGCACTGTTCGCAGGAATAGCATTGTATTCATTTAACAAAACAGAACCATAAAAGCTCGTAACTATGAAGCCCATCAATGACAGAGTAGTAGTTAAGCCAGCTCTGGCAGAAGAGAAAACTAAAGGTGGGATCATCATCCCGGACACTGCTAAAGAAAAACCCCAACGCGGCAAAGTCGTAGCAGTCGGCCCGGGAAAAGATGGCAACCTGATGACCGTACAGGTAGGCGATATTGTCCTCTATGGCAAATACGCCGGCCAGGAACTTCAATTCGAAGGGCAGGATTACCTGATCATGCGGGAGGATGACATCTTGGTGATCCTGGAAGGCAATGAATAACCTGCTCTCCAACACCCACTCCGTATTTACCAATTTTCCAAAACAAAAAAATCCAACCCAAAATGGCTAAAGACATTAGCTTTGATAGGAATGCAAGAGAAAAGTTGCGGACAGGGGTCGACGCGCTGTCTAACGCAGTGAAAGTGACTCTTGGCCCCAAAGGCCGCAACGTCGTGATCCAGAAAAGCTTCGGCGCGCCTCAGATCACTAAAGACGGCGTTACCGTTGCCAAAGAAATTGAACTGGAAGACGCCGTTGAAAACATGGGCGCCCAGATGGTGAAAGAGGTCGCTTCCAAAACGGCGGATATCGCCGGCGACGGCACCACCACCGCTACCGTCCTGGCTCAGGCCATGATCAATGCCGGCCTGAAAAACGTCACCGCCGGCGCTAACCCGATGGACCTCAAGCGCGGTATGGACAAAGCCGTGAAAGCCGTCATCAAAGACCTGGAAAAGCAATCGGAAGTGATCGGCGACGATTTCGAAAAGATCAAGCAGGTCGCCGCTATCTCCGCTAACAACGACGAAGAGATCGGCAGCCTGATCGCCGACGCCATGAAGCGCGTTTCCAAAGATGGCGTCATCACCGTCGAGGAATCCAAAGGCACCGACACCTACGTTGAAGAGGTACTGGGGATGCAGTTCGACCGCGGCTACCTTTCTCCTTACTTCGTGACCGATACGGAGAATATGACCACCGAGTATGAGAGCGCCCTCATCCTGATCCACGACAAAAAAATCTCCAATATGCAGGACATTGTCCCCATCCTGGAGAAAGTCGTGCAGGCGGGCCGGCCTCTGCTGATCATTGCCGAAGATATCGAAAGCCAGGCGCTCGGCGTGCTGGTTGTCAACCGCCTTCGCGCCCAGTTAAAGGTCGTTGCCGTGAAAGCCCCTGGCTTTGGCGACCGCCGCAAGGCGATGCTGGAAGATATTGCCATTCTGACCGGTGGCACCGTCATCAGCGAAGAGAAAGGCTATAAGCTCGAAAACGCCAGCATGGAGCATCTGGGCCGCGCCGAAAAGATCACGGTTGATAAAGACAACACGACCATCGTCAACGGCGGCGGAAACGAAGAACAGATCAAAGCGCGCATCAACCAAATCAAAGCGCAGATCGAAAGCACTACTTCCGATTATGACCGCGAGAAGCTGCAGGAGCGGCTGGCCAAGCTCGCCGGCGGTGTAGCCGTGCTCTATGTCGGCGCTGCCAGCGAAGTGGAAATGAAGGAAAAGAAAGACCGCGTCGATGACGCCCTGCACGCTACCCGCGCAGCTGTGGAAGAAGGCATCGTTGCCGGCGGCGGCGTTGCGCTGGTTCGCGCTATGGAATGCCTCAGCAAAGTTAAAGGCGTCAACGAGGATGAAACGATCGGCGTTCAGATCGTCAAAAAATCGCTGGAAGCCCCGCTTCGCATCATTGCCGATAATGCAGGGGTGGAAGGCTCCGTCGTCCTGCAGCGCGTACTGACCGAAAAAGGCAGCTTCGGCTATAACGCCCGCACCGACGTCTTCGAAGACCTCAAGAAAGCCGGCGTAATCGATCCTACCAAGGTCACCCGCATCGCCCTTGAAAATGCCGGGTCTATCGCCGGCATGGTCCTCACGACAGAATGCGTCATCAGCGACCGCCCGGAAAAAGACAATGGCGGCATGCCCGGCGGCGGCATGCCCGGCGGCATGCCCGGCATGATGTAAGCCAAGCCATTCCTCCTATAATAAAAAGCCCTTCCGCTGGCCAGCGGAAGGGCTTTTATTATGGCTTCAGTGTTCGATGGCTCCATTGTTTTGCCCGCCCCATCTAACCATCTAACCATCCAACCATCTAGCCATCCAACCATCTAACCATCTAACCATCAAGCCATCAAACCATACCCCCCCCTGCCCCCAACACTACGGAAACACCCTTCCCGCCATCGCCATAGCTTCCCGAAAAAGCGATATGTCCACCCCGGTTTCAATGCCTTCATCCATAAAATAAAACAGCATATTTTCCGTCGGCATATTGCCGGTGAGGTCATCCTTGGCCATGGGGCAGCCCCCGTATCCTTTTACGGCTCCGTCAAAACGGCGGCAACCGTGCTGATAGGCAGTGGCCACCTTTTCCTTCCACTTGTCCGGAACGGTGTGAAAATGCGCCCCGATCTCAATATCGGGATAGACGGGGATGAGATTGCTGAACAAATAGCTGATGCTTTCCGGGCTGGCTACGCCAATGGTGTCCGACAACTGAAGGATCGAAATGCCCATGTCCACCAGGCGGCCAGCCCAGCGCTGGACGATCTCGACATTCCAGGGGTCGCCGTAGGGGTTGCCAAAACCCATGGAGATGTAAACCACCAGCTGCTTGCCATGGGCCAGGCAAATGTCCTGTATTTGCTCCACCCGCCCCACCGACTCCTCGATAGTGGCATTGGTGTTGCGCAGCTGAAAAGTCTCCGAAATAGAAAAAGGATAGCCCAGGTAGGTAATTTCGTCGAACTGAGCAGCGTCGCCCGCTCCTCTTCGGTTGGCTACGATTGCCAGCAGTTTGGAACGGGAACTGCCCAGGTCGAGCCGGCTGAGCACGTCAGCCGTATCTCTCATCTGTGGAATGGCTTTGGGAGATACAAAACTTCCAAAGTCAATGGTGTCGAAGTTGGCCCTTAACAGCAGGTTGATGTACGCCGCTTTCTTCTC
This genomic window contains:
- the secG gene encoding preprotein translocase subunit SecG, which gives rise to MLTAMTVLIALVCILLMGAVLIQNPKGGGVDSTFGGSQANQMFGAAKSADFIEKATWYLAIALGILCIITAMMVGGGTEAVDPLLSQ
- a CDS encoding branched-chain amino acid aminotransferase; its protein translation is MKYNIKITKTQNSRLSEVDFNNIPFGRVFSDHMFVAEYQKGEWANLRIEPFGRFSIHPAAMALHYGQAIFEGMKASKSYKGKPLFFRPEMHARRLNNSARRMCMPEVPEALFLEALHQLVALDSDWIPPQEGSALYIRPYMFANDEFIGVKPSDNYRFIIFTGPVGPYYPKPVSLIAEQEYVRCAVQGGTGEAKVAGNYAASLLPARKANQKGYDQVMWLDANEFKYVQEVGTMNIFFVVDGVVITPALNGGILPGITRDSILKIFREKGYEVEERDISVDELMEAHSAGKLEEAFGTGTAAVVAHVSKIAVGDKVMELPPVEQRKLGELAKQEINGLRSQKIEDTHGWIVPVKHSEAVTT
- a CDS encoding hydroxymethylglutaryl-CoA lyase, coding for MVKLIECPRDAMQGIKEFIPTEKKAAYINLLLRANFDTIDFGSFVSPKAIPQMRDTADVLSRLDLGSSRSKLLAIVANRRGAGDAAQFDEITYLGYPFSISETFQLRNTNATIEESVGRVEQIQDICLAHGKQLVVYISMGFGNPYGDPWNVEIVQRWAGRLVDMGISILQLSDTIGVASPESISYLFSNLIPVYPDIEIGAHFHTVPDKWKEKVATAYQHGCRRFDGAVKGYGGCPMAKDDLTGNMPTENMLFYFMDEGIETGVDISLFREAMAMAGRVFP
- a CDS encoding co-chaperone GroES, encoding MKPINDRVVVKPALAEEKTKGGIIIPDTAKEKPQRGKVVAVGPGKDGNLMTVQVGDIVLYGKYAGQELQFEGQDYLIMREDDILVILEGNE
- the groL gene encoding chaperonin GroEL (60 kDa chaperone family; promotes refolding of misfolded polypeptides especially under stressful conditions; forms two stacked rings of heptamers to form a barrel-shaped 14mer; ends can be capped by GroES; misfolded proteins enter the barrel where they are refolded when GroES binds), whose protein sequence is MAKDISFDRNAREKLRTGVDALSNAVKVTLGPKGRNVVIQKSFGAPQITKDGVTVAKEIELEDAVENMGAQMVKEVASKTADIAGDGTTTATVLAQAMINAGLKNVTAGANPMDLKRGMDKAVKAVIKDLEKQSEVIGDDFEKIKQVAAISANNDEEIGSLIADAMKRVSKDGVITVEESKGTDTYVEEVLGMQFDRGYLSPYFVTDTENMTTEYESALILIHDKKISNMQDIVPILEKVVQAGRPLLIIAEDIESQALGVLVVNRLRAQLKVVAVKAPGFGDRRKAMLEDIAILTGGTVISEEKGYKLENASMEHLGRAEKITVDKDNTTIVNGGGNEEQIKARINQIKAQIESTTSDYDREKLQERLAKLAGGVAVLYVGAASEVEMKEKKDRVDDALHATRAAVEEGIVAGGGVALVRAMECLSKVKGVNEDETIGVQIVKKSLEAPLRIIADNAGVEGSVVLQRVLTEKGSFGYNARTDVFEDLKKAGVIDPTKVTRIALENAGSIAGMVLTTECVISDRPEKDNGGMPGGGMPGGMPGMM
- a CDS encoding non-canonical purine NTP diphosphatase — its product is MPSIVFATGNEHKVREANAALNGAFEIIGLRDIGCEEELPETSPTLEGNALEKARYVHRHYQVDCFSEDTGLEVDALGGAPGVYSARYAGPANDAEANMALLLSNLKGEKNRNARFRTVIALILDGKEYTFEGAVEGAIIHIKKGSGGFGYDPVFLPKGFNRTFAQMPVEEKNAISHRGQAVARLKAFLMEKAGG
- a CDS encoding CcmD family protein, with protein sequence MKKHGLFTALFLLLSSFMFGQGEEADFMRSTGKIYVVVAVIVTIFIGIVLFLIYLDRKLTKLENQIKDDD